In Chryseobacterium camelliae, one DNA window encodes the following:
- a CDS encoding SDR family NAD(P)-dependent oxidoreductase encodes MIVLGSTSEVAQAFVEKALQEGEKFEKIYLLTSSRETTQRFARHIDVKFLQQSEVIELDLMKEIDYNRFDAIHSQLLFCAAGYLGEGSEEGLYDNRNTEKIININYSRLVPVINYFAQKFESRRSGTIIGLSSVAGDRGRQSNFIYGSAKAAFSAYLSGLRNYLFEKKVHVMTVKPGFMATKMTEGMSLNPALTATPKQAAAHIFKAYKNRKNIAYVLPVWAIIMLIIRNIPEFIFKKLKL; translated from the coding sequence ATGATAGTTCTGGGAAGTACATCCGAGGTAGCACAGGCTTTTGTGGAAAAAGCCCTTCAGGAAGGTGAAAAATTCGAAAAAATTTATCTTCTGACCTCTAGCAGGGAAACAACGCAGCGGTTTGCCAGGCATATTGATGTGAAGTTTCTTCAGCAGTCTGAAGTCATTGAGCTGGACCTGATGAAGGAGATTGATTACAATAGGTTCGATGCCATTCATTCCCAACTGCTGTTCTGTGCCGCGGGATACCTGGGTGAAGGCTCTGAAGAAGGATTGTATGACAACAGGAATACTGAAAAGATCATTAACATCAACTATTCCCGTCTTGTTCCGGTCATCAATTACTTTGCACAGAAGTTTGAAAGCCGGAGGTCCGGGACCATCATCGGGCTTTCTTCAGTAGCCGGAGACCGTGGCAGACAGAGCAACTTTATCTATGGCAGTGCAAAAGCCGCATTCAGTGCTTACCTGAGCGGGCTCAGGAATTATCTTTTTGAAAAGAAGGTCCATGTGATGACGGTTAAGCCCGGGTTTATGGCAACAAAAATGACGGAAGGCATGTCTCTGAATCCTGCCCTCACCGCAACCCCTAAACAGGCGGCGGCACATATTTTCAAAGCCTATAAAAACAGAAAGAATATTGCGTACGTTTTGCCGGTATGGGCCATCATCATGTTGATCATCAGGAATATTCCTGAATTCATATTCAAAAAACTAAAACTATAA
- a CDS encoding FAD-binding oxidoreductase — MKPNFIQKVTNWGNFPVVEKEMKSEDSFSKIKEFILGHNEVIARGNGRCYGDASLGEHIFSTQKLNKFISFDRLNGIIECESGILLSEVLEIAVPQGYFLYVTPGTKFVTVGGAIASDVHGKNHHAEGCFSEYVIEFQLMTETGTIITCSREENQDKFWATIGGMGLTGIILTAKFKLKNIETAYIRQESIKAENLDEIFRLFEESESWTYTVAWIDCLQKGPNIGRSILMRGEHAFQHELPQNLLGNPLRLKKKFEPSVPFYFPGFVLNSLTVKIFNLLYYKKQSKKELKNFIDYETFFYPLDAIHNWNRIYGKSGFIQYQMVIPKENGREGMKKILETIANSGNGSFLAVLKLFGKNNPQAYNSFPLEGYTLALDFKVNSKLKKLVEKLDDIVQEFGGRIYLTKDSMSRSSLTGYLKNIHNPKFVSLQHKRIINNQSS, encoded by the coding sequence ATGAAGCCGAATTTTATACAGAAAGTCACCAACTGGGGCAATTTTCCGGTAGTGGAGAAGGAAATGAAATCTGAAGACAGCTTTAGTAAAATAAAGGAATTTATACTTGGCCATAATGAAGTGATCGCAAGGGGAAACGGCAGATGTTACGGGGACGCTTCATTGGGTGAGCATATTTTTTCAACCCAAAAACTCAATAAATTCATCAGTTTTGACCGGCTGAACGGAATCATCGAGTGTGAATCCGGAATATTGCTTTCCGAGGTGCTCGAGATTGCTGTTCCGCAGGGCTATTTCCTGTATGTGACACCCGGAACCAAATTTGTAACGGTAGGTGGTGCTATTGCCTCCGATGTTCATGGCAAGAACCATCATGCCGAAGGGTGTTTCTCAGAATATGTCATAGAATTTCAGCTTATGACGGAAACCGGTACCATAATTACCTGTTCAAGAGAGGAGAATCAGGATAAATTTTGGGCAACGATTGGCGGAATGGGACTTACAGGCATCATTCTGACAGCAAAGTTTAAACTTAAAAATATAGAAACCGCATATATCCGCCAGGAAAGCATCAAAGCTGAAAACCTGGATGAGATATTCCGCCTTTTTGAAGAAAGTGAAAGCTGGACGTATACGGTAGCCTGGATCGATTGTCTGCAGAAAGGACCCAATATCGGCAGAAGTATCCTAATGCGCGGAGAGCATGCCTTTCAGCATGAACTGCCGCAGAACCTTCTTGGAAATCCTTTACGGCTTAAGAAAAAATTCGAGCCTTCTGTCCCGTTTTACTTTCCGGGATTTGTATTGAATTCCCTTACGGTTAAGATCTTTAATCTGCTGTACTATAAAAAACAGTCTAAAAAGGAACTGAAGAACTTTATCGATTATGAGACGTTTTTTTATCCTTTGGATGCAATCCATAATTGGAACCGTATTTACGGGAAGTCAGGATTTATCCAGTATCAGATGGTCATTCCGAAAGAAAATGGAAGAGAGGGAATGAAGAAGATCCTTGAAACCATTGCCAATAGCGGAAACGGATCCTTTCTGGCAGTACTGAAACTCTTCGGGAAAAATAATCCGCAGGCTTACAACTCTTTTCCGCTGGAAGGCTATACGCTTGCACTTGATTTTAAAGTCAATTCAAAACTTAAGAAACTGGTGGAAAAGCTGGATGACATCGTACAGGAATTCGGAGGCAGGATTTACCTCACCAAAGACAGTATGAGCCGCTCATCCCTTACCGGATATCTTAAAAATATTCATAATCCTAAATTTGTGTCTCTTCAGCACAAAAGAATCATAAACAACCAATCATCATGA
- a CDS encoding decaprenyl-phosphate phosphoribosyltransferase codes for MKKYVKLLRMEQWVKNLFVFVPLFFSGNITNIDLLAKSIVAFVIFSLTASVVYILNDYNDIEADRKHPEKRRRPLASGAISKKQAVAILIGLLVLNSMAIFIAQMYFHQNLWKFTVIIGFYFVMNIAYTFRLKHVAIVDISIIAVGFVLRVLSGGYITGIKTSQWAILLTFVLALVLAIGKRRGELINAQVSGKTRRALDGYNVQFADITLSISITLAIVCYLMFTLSPEVQMRFHERVFYTVIFVVFAFLRYLQQTLVYNRTESPTKIVYRDRYIQVTLLLWVAAFLIQIYFKK; via the coding sequence ATGAAGAAATATGTAAAGCTGCTCCGGATGGAGCAATGGGTGAAGAACCTGTTTGTTTTTGTTCCCCTATTTTTTTCAGGCAATATTACCAATATTGATCTTCTTGCCAAAAGTATTGTTGCATTCGTTATTTTTTCACTTACGGCCAGTGTGGTTTATATCCTTAATGATTATAATGATATTGAAGCAGACCGGAAACACCCTGAGAAAAGAAGGCGTCCGCTGGCAAGCGGTGCCATATCGAAAAAACAGGCTGTTGCGATTCTGATTGGCTTGCTGGTACTTAACAGTATGGCCATATTTATTGCTCAGATGTATTTCCATCAGAACCTATGGAAGTTTACAGTAATTATAGGTTTTTATTTTGTTATGAATATTGCCTACACCTTCAGGCTGAAGCATGTGGCAATTGTAGACATCTCCATCATAGCGGTAGGCTTCGTGCTCCGAGTGCTGTCAGGCGGATACATTACCGGGATCAAGACTTCACAATGGGCTATACTGCTCACCTTTGTACTCGCATTGGTACTGGCGATAGGAAAAAGAAGAGGAGAACTGATCAACGCTCAGGTTTCCGGCAAGACACGGAGAGCCCTCGACGGATATAATGTTCAGTTTGCAGATATCACCCTTTCTATTTCCATCACCCTGGCTATCGTATGTTATCTCATGTTTACCTTATCACCGGAAGTCCAGATGCGGTTTCATGAGAGGGTATTTTATACGGTCATCTTTGTGGTTTTTGCTTTTCTGCGGTATCTTCAGCAGACTCTGGTTTACAACAGGACTGAATCGCCAACCAAAATTGTTTACAGGGACCGGTACATTCAGGTAACCTTATTGCTGTGGGTTGCTGCATTTTTAATTCAAATCTACTTTAAAAAATGA
- a CDS encoding OmpA family protein, with protein sequence MKLTKTYIGALFMSSALLLTSCETIQNSNHQQRGTAVGVASGAVIGGVLGNNVGRGKNAALGAVLGGIIGGVAGNVIGSKMDKQAKEIKETLPGAEVERVGDGIKITLSESIVNFAFDSSDLTEAAKTNLDKLAQVLINNPDTNINIYGHTDSKGSDSYNMSLSERRANSVKSYLMGKGISSSRLFAKGEGESMPVASNDTEAGRAKNRRVEFAITANEKMINDAQQGQ encoded by the coding sequence ATGAAATTAACTAAAACATATATCGGAGCACTTTTCATGTCTTCAGCATTATTGCTAACAAGCTGTGAGACCATCCAGAATTCTAATCACCAGCAAAGAGGTACTGCGGTAGGCGTAGCTTCAGGGGCAGTTATCGGGGGTGTATTAGGGAATAATGTAGGAAGAGGGAAAAATGCGGCTTTAGGTGCTGTACTTGGAGGAATCATCGGTGGTGTAGCCGGTAATGTAATCGGTTCCAAAATGGACAAGCAGGCTAAAGAAATTAAGGAAACTTTACCTGGGGCTGAGGTAGAAAGAGTAGGAGACGGTATTAAAATTACTTTAAGCGAGAGCATCGTAAATTTTGCTTTTGACTCTTCAGATCTTACTGAAGCAGCAAAAACCAATCTGGATAAGCTGGCTCAGGTTTTGATCAATAATCCTGATACCAATATCAATATCTACGGACATACCGACAGCAAAGGTTCAGATAGCTATAACATGAGCCTTTCTGAAAGGAGAGCGAATTCTGTAAAATCATATCTGATGGGCAAAGGGATTTCTTCATCCAGGTTATTTGCTAAAGGTGAGGGTGAAAGCATGCCTGTAGCCAGCAATGATACTGAGGCAGGAAGAGCTAAAAACAGAAGAGTTGAATTTGCCATTACAGCAAATGAGAAAATGATTAATGACGCCCAACAAGGACAGTAA